The following coding sequences are from one Mycobacterium bourgelatii window:
- a CDS encoding IS3 family transposase (programmed frameshift), whose amino-acid sequence MATNKRRRHTPDQIIRKLAEGNKLLGTGQQLSEVCRHLEITESTWHRWVAQYGGMKASDAKRLNELEAENARLKKLVANQALDIDMLKEIFVGKLLTPNRKRSAAAMLRERFGVSERRACAVVGIHRSTMRLQPAPISDEEAQLRAWLRAFSTQRPRWGWRRAAIAARRAGWKVNNKRIRRLWREEGLRVPQRRRKKRLTGIGAQVGAMCPIRPNAIWAMDFQFDTTADGRTLKMLNVIDEFTRQALAIEVDRAINADGVVDVLDRLALMHGAPAYVRFDNGPEFIAHAVNDWCRFNGTGSLFIDPGAPWQNAWIESFNGRLRDELLNSWRFDSLREAQVIIEDWRIDYNANRPHSAHNGLTPTEFALQWTTTHQPQAA is encoded by the exons ATGGCAACGAACAAGCGCCGGCGGCACACGCCGGATCAGATCATCCGCAAGCTCGCCGAGGGCAACAAGCTCCTTGGGACCGGGCAGCAACTCAGCGAAGTGTGTCGCCACCTTGAGATCACCGAGTCGACCTGGCATCGCTGGGTCGCCCAGTACGGCGGGATGAAGGCCAGCGACGCCAAGCGACTCAACGAACTTGAGGCCGAGAACGCCCGGCTCAAGAAGCTGGTCGCCAACCAGGCCCTTGACATCGACATGCTCAAGGAGATCT TCGTCGGGAAACTTCTGACCCCGAACCGCAAACGCAGCGCCGCGGCGATGCTGCGCGAGCGGTTCGGGGTCTCTGAACGGCGGGCGTGCGCGGTGGTCGGCATCCACCGTTCCACCATGCGTCTGCAACCAGCGCCGATCAGCGATGAGGAGGCCCAGTTGCGGGCCTGGCTACGCGCGTTCTCCACCCAGCGGCCCCGCTGGGGATGGCGCCGTGCTGCGATCGCGGCACGGCGAGCTGGCTGGAAGGTCAACAACAAGCGCATCCGCCGCCTGTGGCGCGAGGAAGGCCTACGAGTTCCGCAGCGGCGCAGGAAGAAACGCTTGACCGGCATCGGTGCGCAGGTCGGGGCGATGTGCCCGATCCGCCCGAATGCGATCTGGGCGATGGACTTTCAGTTCGACACCACCGCCGACGGACGAACGTTGAAGATGCTCAACGTAATCGATGAGTTCACCCGCCAAGCCCTGGCGATCGAGGTCGACCGGGCCATCAACGCCGACGGCGTGGTCGACGTCCTTGACCGTCTGGCCCTGATGCATGGGGCACCGGCCTACGTGCGGTTCGACAACGGACCCGAGTTCATCGCCCATGCTGTCAACGACTGGTGCCGCTTCAACGGCACCGGCTCGCTATTCATCGATCCCGGAGCCCCCTGGCAGAACGCCTGGATCGAGTCATTCAACGGCCGCCTGCGCGACGAGCTACTCAACTCCTGGCGCTTCGACTCCCTGCGAGAAGCCCAAGTCATCATCGAAGATTGGAGAATCGACTACAACGCCAACCGGCCTCACTCCGCCCACAATGGGCTCACCCCAACCGAGTTCGCCCTACAGTGGACCACGACCCACCAACCGCAAGCCGCATAG